A single region of the Betta splendens chromosome 12, fBetSpl5.4, whole genome shotgun sequence genome encodes:
- the nim1kb gene encoding serine/threonine-protein kinase NIM1: MPGGQYQVTSTRFHHSVYSLTDSSVASNEDEEAEAPPPLTPLQKLTIDLCKDEKTIKELIIGRRVGFYKVRGEIGYGTFSRVKLAFNALTKDKVALKILEKARLDSQAHRLLSREISSMESLQHPNVIRLYEVLETPSRLYLVLEYAGGGDLHNKICNEGKQSDNASKIIFAQILSAIKYMHNLNIIHRDLKAENVLFTCSGCVKVADFGFSTRVSNRNVILDTFCGSPPYAAPELFRDECYLGPPVDVWAMGVLLFFMVTGTMPFRAETMGKLRRNIIEGCYTVPPWVSGPCQRLIKGILKPAPMERYAVDQMLGCDWLLPVELPWSLVTPEPSSSLRGLLDSECRNLEEEEDVRILLEELGFTAEHLQNNRLKDNRSPVTGVYRILLHQAQKKRGCDSLPVVRGMVRDPKREGLRAYRGLRHTSKFCVLS, from the exons ATGCCCGGAGGTCAGTACCAGGTGACAAGCACCAGGTTCCACCACAGTGTCTACAGCCTGACAGACAGCTCCGTTGCCAGTAACGAAGATGAAGAGGCCGAAGCCCCGCCACCGCTCACGCCCCTCCAGAAGCTCACCATTGACTTGTGCAAGGATGAGAAGACCATTAAGGAACTGATCATAGGCCGCAGGGTGGGCTTCTACAAAGTACGTGGAGAGATCGGCTATGGGACCTTCTCCAGGGTCAAACTAGCTTTTAATGCACTGACTAAAG ACAAAGTGGCCCTGAAGATCCTGGAGAAGGCGAGGCTGGATAGTCAGGCCCACCGTCTGCTGTCCAGGGAGATCAGCAGCATGGAGTCTCTGCAGCATCCCAATGTGATTCGCCTGTATGAGGTCTTGGAGACACCGAGCCGTCTGTACCTGGTGCTGGAGTACGCCGGAGGAGGAGACCTTCACAACAAGATCTGCAATGAGGGAAAGCAGTCGGACAATGCCAGTAAGATCATCTTTGCCCAGATCCTCTCTGCTATTAAATACATG CACAACCTCAACATCATCCATCGGGACCTGAAGGCGGAGAATGttctgttcacctgcagtggCTGTGTGAAGGTGGCCGACTTTGGATTCAGCACGCGGGTTTCAAACCGCAACGTCATCCTGGACACCTTCTGTGGCTCGCCGCCGTACGCGGCGCCGGAGCTCTTCAGGGACGAGTGCTACCTGGGGCCTCCGGTGGACGTGTGGGCCATGGGGGTTCTGCTTTTCTTCATGGTCACCGGCACCATGCCGTTCCGCGCTGAGACCATGGGCAAGCTGCGGCGCAACATCATCGAGGGGTGTTACACCGTCCCCCCCTGGGTGTCCGGCCCTTGCCAGAGGCTCATCAAGGGCATTCTGAAGCCGGCCCCCATGGAGCGCTATGCTGTAGACCAGATGCTGGGCTGCGACTGGCTCCTACCAGTGGAGCTTCCCTGGTCGTTAGTGACTCCCGAGCCGTCTTCCTCCCTGCGGGGCCTGCTGGACTCAGAGTGCAggaacctggaggaggaggaggatgtcaGGATTTTGCTGGAGGAGCTTGGATTCACTGCAGAGCACCTGCAGAACAATCGTCTCAAAGACAACCGCAGCCCGGTGACGGGGGTCTATCGGATCCTGCTGCACCAAGCCCAGAAAAAGAGGGGCTGCGACAGTCTGCCGGTGGTTCGAGGTATGGTGAGGGACCCCAAGAGGGAGGGGCTGCGGGCCTACAGGGGTCTCAGACACACATCCAAGTTTTGTGTGCTTTCATAG
- the LOC114866563 gene encoding coiled-coil domain-containing protein 152-like, whose protein sequence is MARSTCVNLEIFMEEFTQLEQKITEVNVKNNALEIKLEDANRLVKFYLSREKCLIEERDSLLDTVNSLQQTLQEQFILRVENERLKNDMANLKQQTERIVENGEAEVQRLVSEIREGEERHKRELESIREQCQMEVECAHRQSFSQLEAKEAEVKNLLEKKDMELEEMQKRLKNQDRERQSEILNLQMAFGAKLARVESAAHWNQQQKQQQQHGSNLLPQSVFKRKLQYFQEEKNKEVSALRQRIKQLEENQRASSLNDSRLKRRKI, encoded by the exons ATGGCTAGGTCAACCTGCGTTAATCTTGAAATCTTTATGGAGGAGTTCACTCAGCTAGAACAG AAAATCACAGAGGTTAATGTCAAAAACAACGCGCTGGAGATCAAGCTGGAAGATGCCAATAGACTCGTCAAGTTTTATCTGAGTAGGGAGAAGTGTCTTATCGAGG AGAGAGATAGTCTTCTAGACACAGTGAACAGCCTGCAGCAGACTCTACAGGAGCAGTTCATCCTCAGAG TGGAGAATGAAAGACTGAAGAATGACATGGCAAACCTGAAACAACAGACTGAACGAATAGTGGAG aaTGGAGAAGCTGAAGTTCAGAGACTGGTAAGCGAAAttagagaaggagaagaaagacaCAAGAGGGAGCTAGAGAGTATAAGAGAGCAGTGTCAGATGGAGGTGGAGTGTGCTCACAGGCAGAGTTTCAGTCAGT TGGAAGCCAAAGAGGCTGAGGTAAAGAACCTGCTGGAGAAAAAGGatatggagctggaggagatgcagAAGAGGCTGAAGAATCAGGACAGGGAGAGGCAGAGTGAGATCCTCAACTTACAGATGGCG TTTGGTGCAAAGTTGGCCAGAGTTGAGAGCGCAGCTCACTGGAAccaacagcagaaacagcagcagcagcatgggtCCAACCTGCTTCCTCAGAGTGTCTTCAAGAGG AAGTTGCAGTACTTCcaggaggagaagaacaaggaggTTTCAGCTTTGCGTCAGAGAATCAAACAGCTGGAAGAGAACCAACGTGCCAGCAGCCTTAATGACAGCCGcctaaagaggaggaagatttAG
- the gadd45gb.1 gene encoding growth arrest and DNA-damage-inducible, gamma b, tandem duplicate 1: MTLEEVLIQKPAERAQCVGTALEEVLASAKDNDSLTVGVYECAKVMNLDPDSVSFCVLAVDEEFECDIALQIHFTLIQSFCFDNDISIVRVSDMQRLAEIVGDKAEQLEDAHCVLITNPADGSWEDPALEKLHLFCEESRRVNDWVPEISLSAR; the protein is encoded by the exons ATGACTCTTGAGGAAGTCCTGATCCAGAAACCCGCCGAGCGCGCTCAGTGTGTCGGCACAGCCCTGGAGGAAGTCCTGGCGTCCGCTAAAGACAACGACTCCCTCACCGTGGGCGTCTACGAGTGCGCAAAAGTCATGAATCT CGATCCAGACAGCGTGTCCTTCTGCGTCCTGGCCGTGGACGAGGAGTTCGAGTGTGACATCGCGCTCCAGATCCACTTCACCCTCATCCAGTCCTTCTGCTTCGACAACGACATCAGCATCGTGAGAGTGAGCGACATGCAGCGTCTGGCTGAGATCGTTGGCGACAAGGCGGAGCAGCTGGAAGACGCTCACTGCGTCCTCATCACG AACCCGGCGGATGGGTCTTGGGAGGACCCTGCTCTGGAGAAGCTGCACCTGTTCTGTGAGGAGAGCCGTCGCGTGAACGACTGGGTTCCCGAGATCAGCCTCAGCGCACGTTGA
- the LOC114867359 gene encoding growth arrest and DNA damage-inducible protein GADD45 gamma-like, with translation MQSPGKSLKEALLCAQGEDRLTVGVYESAKIMTSDPDSVSFCVLAVDEEFECDIALQIHFTLIQSFCFDNDISIVRVSDMQRLAEIVGDKAEQLEDAHCVLITNPGDGSWEDPALEKLHLFCEESRRVNDWVPEISLSAR, from the exons ATGCAATCCCCTGGAAAATCTCTGAAGGAagctctgctctgtgctcaGGGTGAGGACCGGCTCACTGTTGGAGTCTATGAGAGTGCTAAAATTATGACTAG CGATCCAGACAGCGTGTCCTTCTGCGTCCTGGCCGTGGACGAGGAGTTCGAGTGTGACATCGCGCTCCAGATCCACTTCACCCTCATCCAGTCCTTCTGCTTCGACAACGACATCAGCATCGTGAGAGTGAGCGACATGCAGCGTCTGGCTGAGATCGTTGGCGACAAGGCGGAGCAGCTGGAAGACGCTCACTGCGTCCTCATCACG AACCCGGGGGATGGGTCTTGGGAGGACCCTGCTCTGGAGAAGCTGCACCTGTTCTGTGAGGAGAGCCGTCGCGTGAACGACTGGGTTCCCGAGATCAGCCTCAGCGCACGTTGA